Proteins co-encoded in one Schaalia radingae genomic window:
- a CDS encoding HNH endonuclease signature motif containing protein, whose protein sequence is MFDTCVCAGAPDGGGSASELDAAIEQVNALREADARWRKAEAERARMIVDTILTVTAVLKGEQALVPRSSSGTPLIAEFAHLELAAALGCSPSQTLQELYSLLGVRFRLPRLWDRVMDAEIPVWKACHVHSLTSTLGESQCATLDELLGQIGSWNQGRITRHVNLLIARIAPQMIEVRAELAERARRVVFDMDEGVGSAYMHAQLAITDALHLDRTVASLASALAASHPDESVDERRSRALGLLANPEQAGALLNGREAKTERRAEIVAHIYPDSPHCASIDDVGSVPVAQLASMLAHTRVTIRPVLDYSSLPAGDRHDPTPTMRRALLQREPFEVFPYSNTPSTSCDLDHTVPYEEGGSAGQTNLANLGPLSRSVHRAKTHAGWDLDQPEPGVYQWTTPLGFRYDVVNGITRYRGHMPPQRE, encoded by the coding sequence ATGTTCGATACTTGTGTGTGTGCAGGTGCACCCGACGGCGGCGGTTCCGCCAGTGAGCTTGATGCTGCCATCGAGCAGGTGAACGCACTGCGCGAGGCGGATGCCCGCTGGCGGAAAGCTGAAGCTGAGCGCGCCCGCATGATCGTCGACACGATTCTGACGGTCACTGCCGTGCTCAAAGGAGAGCAGGCTCTTGTGCCGCGCTCAAGCAGCGGCACCCCGCTCATTGCCGAGTTCGCCCATCTCGAACTTGCTGCCGCTTTAGGATGCTCACCCTCTCAAACATTGCAGGAACTCTACTCGCTGCTTGGTGTCCGCTTCCGCCTCCCGAGACTGTGGGACCGCGTCATGGATGCTGAAATCCCCGTCTGGAAGGCCTGCCATGTTCACTCGCTGACGTCCACACTCGGCGAATCCCAATGCGCGACGCTCGATGAACTGCTCGGACAGATCGGCTCATGGAACCAGGGGCGCATCACCCGTCACGTGAACCTTCTGATCGCCCGCATTGCCCCGCAGATGATCGAAGTGCGTGCAGAACTTGCCGAGCGTGCCAGACGCGTCGTGTTCGACATGGACGAGGGAGTCGGCAGCGCCTATATGCATGCGCAACTCGCCATTACAGATGCCCTCCATCTTGACCGCACCGTCGCAAGTCTGGCATCTGCGCTGGCCGCCTCGCATCCAGATGAGTCGGTTGATGAGCGGCGCTCGCGTGCACTCGGCTTGCTGGCGAACCCCGAGCAGGCGGGGGCACTGTTAAATGGACGTGAAGCGAAAACTGAGCGCAGAGCTGAGATCGTTGCTCATATCTACCCGGATTCGCCGCACTGCGCGAGTATTGACGATGTCGGTTCTGTTCCCGTCGCGCAACTCGCATCCATGCTTGCGCATACTCGGGTCACGATTCGCCCCGTCCTTGACTACTCATCGCTGCCTGCCGGTGACCGGCACGATCCGACGCCGACGATGCGCAGGGCACTGCTTCAGCGTGAACCGTTCGAGGTATTCCCCTACTCGAACACGCCCTCAACCTCGTGCGACCTGGACCATACGGTCCCATATGAGGAAGGTGGCTCGGCTGGGCAAACAAATCTGGCGAATCTGGGTCCACTGTCGCGAAGTGTTCACCGAGCAAAAACGCACGCAGGCTGGGACCTCGACCAGCCAGAGCCTGGTGTGTACCAGTGGACAACTCCACTCGGCTTCCGGTACGACGTCGTCAACGGAATTACCCGCTATCGCGGACATATGCCGCCTCAAAGGGAATGA
- a CDS encoding TatD family hydrolase encodes MSKKKKREWPPAAQPLEGHVIDNHTHLPLYEEQIPRAEGIRLALDEQLERAQQVGVRGLITSACEIPDFDGSMQLAREGAPGLAIRVALAIHPNEAALHAGITEPSPDGLIPHVEQHHVPLDEALAEVERRLNDPVVVAVGETGLDYFRTADAGKQAQAESFRAHIRLAAAAGLPLQIHDRDAHEDTLAILNETATADQLIVFHCYSGDAAMARELAKNGWHASFAGNMTYPANAHLRQALVELPPELVLVETDAPYLTAVPWRGHPNATYSIVHTVRAIAELWNVDEAAACDRLWHNTTRVYGAWA; translated from the coding sequence GTGTCGAAGAAAAAGAAGCGCGAATGGCCACCAGCTGCGCAACCGCTCGAAGGTCATGTGATCGACAACCACACTCATCTGCCTCTGTATGAGGAACAGATTCCTCGCGCTGAGGGAATCAGGCTGGCGCTTGACGAACAGCTCGAGCGCGCTCAGCAGGTCGGTGTGCGCGGACTCATCACCTCTGCCTGCGAAATCCCTGACTTCGACGGATCGATGCAGCTTGCGCGTGAGGGCGCGCCCGGCCTCGCGATACGAGTGGCGCTTGCGATTCACCCCAACGAAGCAGCATTGCATGCCGGAATTACTGAACCGTCGCCAGATGGCCTCATCCCGCACGTTGAACAGCACCACGTTCCGCTGGACGAAGCACTCGCGGAGGTTGAACGGCGTCTGAATGACCCGGTCGTCGTCGCCGTCGGTGAAACCGGACTCGACTACTTCCGAACAGCCGATGCCGGCAAACAAGCGCAGGCGGAATCATTCCGCGCGCACATTCGACTCGCAGCCGCGGCAGGCCTGCCGTTGCAGATTCATGATCGTGATGCGCATGAAGACACACTCGCGATCCTGAACGAAACCGCCACGGCCGACCAGCTCATCGTCTTTCACTGTTACTCCGGCGACGCGGCAATGGCGCGCGAACTGGCGAAGAACGGGTGGCATGCGTCATTTGCCGGCAATATGACGTATCCGGCTAACGCCCACCTTCGTCAAGCGCTGGTCGAACTTCCGCCCGAACTCGTGCTGGTCGAAACTGATGCGCCCTATCTCACAGCAGTGCCGTGGCGTGGTCATCCGAACGCGACTTACTCAATTGTCCACACCGTGCGGGCAATTGCCGAGCTATGGAACGTCGACGAAGCTGCTGCGTGTGACCGGTTGTGGCACAACACGACGCGCGTATACGGCGCATGGGCATAA
- a CDS encoding 4-(cytidine 5'-diphospho)-2-C-methyl-D-erythritol kinase produces MREAQASAPGKVNMLLRVGAPEKDGYHPLISVFEALDLRETVTVTTARTPGIAVSTTVYTPEGEVDGQASAMMNELDPHRHLAARAARTLQRLAQSGPWASTAAGVRVHVDKRVPIAGGMAGGSADAAATLVACNELWELGLDADQLQAVGRTLGADVPACLVGGIALGTGHGDHMQVLDSEHEHLWVCATAHEGLSTPEVFRRRDEMGEWAELTRPDEQTLAALTASAREAAPYLHNDLAAAAFTLRPELADTIEIGRESGALAVILSGSGPTVAALVADERAADSVAATWREADQVDRVITMRGPAHGSVASAN; encoded by the coding sequence ATGCGTGAAGCTCAGGCCAGCGCCCCGGGCAAAGTCAACATGCTGCTGCGCGTCGGCGCGCCGGAAAAAGACGGATATCACCCGCTGATCAGCGTGTTCGAGGCGCTCGACCTGCGTGAAACCGTCACAGTGACAACGGCTCGCACCCCCGGAATCGCGGTATCGACAACCGTGTACACGCCGGAGGGCGAGGTAGACGGTCAGGCAAGCGCCATGATGAACGAGCTCGACCCGCACCGGCACTTGGCGGCACGAGCCGCGCGTACCCTGCAGCGCCTGGCGCAAAGCGGCCCGTGGGCATCAACCGCGGCAGGCGTGAGGGTTCACGTTGATAAGCGCGTGCCGATTGCCGGCGGAATGGCCGGTGGGTCAGCGGATGCGGCAGCCACCCTCGTCGCCTGCAACGAACTGTGGGAATTAGGACTGGACGCAGATCAGCTCCAGGCGGTCGGCCGCACGCTGGGCGCGGATGTGCCGGCCTGCCTGGTCGGCGGAATCGCGCTGGGAACCGGGCACGGCGACCATATGCAGGTCCTGGACAGCGAACATGAACACCTGTGGGTATGCGCAACCGCCCACGAAGGTTTATCGACGCCGGAGGTTTTCAGGCGGCGCGATGAGATGGGTGAATGGGCCGAACTCACCCGGCCAGACGAACAGACGCTCGCCGCACTCACCGCCAGTGCGCGCGAGGCGGCACCTTACTTACATAACGACCTGGCAGCGGCCGCGTTCACGTTGCGACCCGAACTGGCCGACACGATTGAGATCGGACGCGAAAGCGGCGCGCTCGCGGTGATCCTGTCCGGATCGGGGCCAACAGTTGCAGCCCTCGTTGCCGACGAACGCGCCGCTGACAGCGTGGCCGCAACATGGCGTGAGGCTGATCAGGTTGATCGGGTCATCACCATGCGCGGCCCCGCCCACGGCTCAGTGGCGTCTGCGAACTGA
- a CDS encoding sugar O-acetyltransferase, producing the protein MTRQVRLRDERHARTRCLERLHEFNQLRPSEQVKRQAMMKEMFAEIGENCYIEPPFYANFGSNIYVNFNFTCVDDTYIYVGDYTMFGPNVTISTAGHPIIPELRRKGYQYNMPVRIGSGCWIGAGVNILPGINDRDKEFHFKDRRIDYAQLNGK; encoded by the coding sequence TTGACACGACAAGTAAGACTGCGCGATGAGCGTCATGCAAGAACGAGATGCCTCGAACGACTCCACGAATTTAACCAGCTGCGCCCGTCCGAACAGGTCAAACGCCAGGCGATGATGAAGGAAATGTTCGCTGAAATAGGGGAGAACTGCTACATCGAGCCTCCGTTCTACGCGAACTTCGGCAGCAACATCTACGTCAACTTCAACTTCACCTGCGTAGATGACACGTATATTTACGTCGGTGACTACACGATGTTTGGCCCGAACGTCACCATCTCAACTGCGGGACACCCGATCATCCCGGAGCTTCGTCGCAAGGGGTACCAGTACAACATGCCGGTTCGCATCGGCTCAGGCTGCTGGATCGGTGCGGGTGTCAATATCCTGCCCGGAATCAATGACCGCGACAAGGAGTTCCACTTCAAAGATCGCCGCATTGACTACGCGCAGCTGAACGGAAAATAG
- the rsmA gene encoding 16S rRNA (adenine(1518)-N(6)/adenine(1519)-N(6))-dimethyltransferase RsmA, which produces MNETDERSALLGPAEIHAIAAALDIRPTKVLGQNFVHDGGTVRRIVRAGGVGRDDHVLEVGPGLGSLTLALLETGAHVDAVEIDPRLARALPETVRARMPEATERLTVTCMDAMKVTPDELGDAAPTKLVANLPYNVAVPVLLRLLERFETLRDVLVMVQAEVADRLVAGPRSRTYGVPSLKAAWYGDAERAGSIGRAVFWPVPNVDSALVRLTRRDEPLGDAVLRDATFDAIDRAFGQRRKTLRAALRDWAGSGEAAADLLTRAGIDPQARGETLSIDQFVDLGRLIVAARRDPSTPEGAYASTRNGEAHA; this is translated from the coding sequence GTGAACGAAACAGACGAACGATCCGCGCTGCTGGGACCTGCCGAGATCCACGCAATCGCGGCTGCCCTCGACATTCGCCCGACCAAAGTGCTGGGGCAGAACTTCGTGCACGACGGCGGAACCGTTCGACGCATCGTGCGAGCAGGTGGCGTAGGGAGAGATGACCACGTGCTTGAGGTCGGGCCGGGACTGGGGTCGCTCACACTGGCGCTCCTGGAAACCGGCGCACATGTCGATGCGGTCGAAATTGATCCACGCCTGGCTCGTGCGCTGCCGGAAACCGTTCGGGCCCGCATGCCCGAGGCAACAGAGCGCCTCACCGTCACCTGTATGGATGCGATGAAAGTGACGCCGGACGAGTTGGGCGACGCTGCGCCCACCAAACTTGTCGCCAATCTGCCATACAACGTGGCTGTGCCGGTACTGTTGCGACTGCTCGAACGCTTCGAGACGCTGCGCGATGTCCTGGTTATGGTGCAGGCAGAGGTTGCCGACCGCCTCGTCGCCGGGCCCCGCTCACGAACCTATGGTGTTCCCTCCCTGAAAGCCGCGTGGTACGGCGACGCTGAACGAGCCGGAAGCATCGGGCGCGCCGTGTTCTGGCCGGTTCCGAACGTTGATTCCGCACTGGTGCGGCTCACCAGGCGCGATGAGCCGTTGGGTGACGCTGTCCTGCGCGACGCCACATTCGATGCGATCGACCGCGCATTCGGGCAACGACGCAAGACTCTGCGCGCGGCCCTGCGTGACTGGGCGGGATCCGGGGAAGCGGCCGCCGACCTTCTCACCCGTGCCGGCATCGACCCGCAGGCTCGTGGCGAAACGCTGTCCATCGACCAGTTCGTCGACCTCGGCAGGCTTATCGTCGCCGCCAGACGCGATCCCTCCACGCCCGAGGGAGCCTACGCCTCCACACGAAACGGAGAGGCACATGCGTGA
- a CDS encoding resuscitation-promoting factor: protein MNLEFSPSRRTVIAAASAASLAVVGVAGVGAAAAHNTVTLEVDGVSQPVSGFSRTVSDVINAAGVEVSPHDLVAPAMGEGVSNGDTVVVRTASPYTVDLDGNQVELWSTAGSMADLLDEFSQHGTAIIAADRSFARATLPLAAPGERIKVEVDGQTLDTAAETGDDTASILARLGVTTSPLDRVKLENRGGTITIIVTRVERGYRTQTDAVPFQTEERKDDTLTEGTTSVIQEGKDGSVTTKYFEEKVGGEIAVSAAVSTSKTDPQNKIVAVGTKKAAAQQRTTASTPTAAPATTAGSDVWAALAQCESGGNPATNTGNGFYGMYQFTLPTWQSMGGTGLPSDASAAEQTARAQALQAAAGWGQWPACAASLGLY from the coding sequence GTGAATTTAGAATTCTCACCGAGCCGACGAACCGTTATCGCAGCCGCATCCGCCGCATCGCTCGCAGTTGTGGGCGTGGCCGGAGTGGGCGCAGCAGCAGCACACAACACCGTGACCCTCGAGGTCGACGGAGTCTCGCAGCCCGTCAGCGGATTCTCCCGCACCGTCTCAGACGTCATCAATGCTGCAGGCGTTGAAGTCAGCCCTCACGATCTGGTCGCACCGGCGATGGGCGAGGGAGTATCCAACGGTGACACCGTCGTTGTACGGACTGCATCGCCGTACACGGTGGATCTGGACGGAAACCAGGTGGAACTGTGGTCCACAGCAGGATCAATGGCCGATTTACTGGACGAATTCTCCCAGCACGGCACAGCGATCATCGCCGCTGACCGATCCTTTGCCCGTGCCACATTGCCGCTGGCAGCGCCCGGCGAACGCATCAAGGTTGAGGTAGACGGCCAGACCCTTGACACAGCTGCCGAAACCGGTGACGACACGGCTTCAATCCTGGCTCGCTTGGGCGTCACAACAAGCCCGTTGGATCGCGTGAAGCTGGAAAACCGCGGCGGCACCATCACGATCATCGTGACACGAGTTGAGCGCGGCTACCGCACGCAGACCGACGCAGTGCCGTTCCAAACTGAAGAGCGAAAAGACGACACCCTGACTGAAGGAACGACGTCGGTTATTCAGGAAGGCAAAGACGGCTCGGTGACGACCAAGTACTTTGAGGAAAAAGTCGGCGGAGAAATCGCCGTGTCGGCAGCCGTATCGACCAGCAAGACCGACCCGCAAAACAAGATCGTCGCGGTGGGAACGAAGAAAGCGGCCGCCCAACAGAGGACGACAGCTTCCACGCCGACTGCAGCTCCCGCAACCACTGCTGGTTCGGACGTGTGGGCCGCGTTGGCTCAGTGTGAATCCGGCGGAAATCCGGCGACCAACACGGGCAACGGATTCTACGGCATGTACCAGTTCACTTTGCCCACGTGGCAATCGATGGGCGGCACCGGCCTGCCCTCGGACGCATCGGCAGCTGAGCAAACTGCCCGCGCTCAGGCACTGCAGGCGGCAGCTGGATGGGGCCAGTGGCCAGCATGCGCGGCAAGCCTCGGACTGTACTGA
- a CDS encoding DUF4268 domain-containing protein produces MTMNALARSLIGLVTSQNSRFVIPVYQRPYSWDEEQCEQLWEDVLSVGKRPDDKHFTGSIVWIQDGVMSEVTPLLLIDGQQRVTTVVLLMIALARYAKNNPDEKLNFSYSRLVNKGYLIDDDRHGDERYKLLLSQGDRATLISLLEHLVDEDYRVVNNSSRLIANLEFFERKLAALDNPNAIWDGLQRLEVVSISLDATRDNPQLIFESMNSTGKDLSSADLIRNFVLMGLPRGEQEKLYQNHWRRIEQTLGEDTYDRVFDEFIRNYLTILYAPEPLTRKDVYPIFKRHVTENGFAKKGRMVDLLSEMEDVARYYAAITSGTEEDPQLKEHFDTIATLDMSVLNPLLLSFYQDYEAGAFEKEDFIRLLRLTESYVLRRAICDAPTNSLNKFFPSIIGNLNKVQEEGGDYVEAFQSLLYMAAGTTRRFPTDDEFSHALLTRDSYLFRKSFFLLTNLENFHHPKDPHDFASGSYTIEHIMPQNALAHSEWRQALGEAPEEGFEALVNNIGNLTVTAYNSELSDGTFTEKKERCIGGYANEYMAISAELKDAESWGEEEIRNRAENLTAIALKRWPGLDVSPDVADRYAVRKQPGKRAQRIMIHDLVSAGLLHVGDVLEPASDRFTQTVTLTDKGDLILRNGEKFSNPSSAASRVIALEGGSGGRNGWDFWRLNDGGPKLSEIRRRYNEAATTSHRDASMVEFWNGFYEYCANRPGFTEAFRDPSTREPNRDNWASFGIGLRKCDLTALVRLSGQEVAVQLHFSDEESYRPVLTRRSDIEKELEFLEGTFEWDEGGLDKTTRVVNVARPADLTGDSVNEVYEWLATGMHALRKVAHQFMKRNLASI; encoded by the coding sequence ATGACTATGAACGCATTGGCTCGTTCGCTCATCGGGCTTGTGACAAGCCAGAACTCACGTTTCGTCATCCCTGTCTATCAACGCCCCTACTCGTGGGACGAGGAGCAATGCGAACAATTGTGGGAAGACGTGTTGTCGGTTGGAAAGCGCCCAGATGATAAGCACTTCACCGGTTCTATTGTGTGGATCCAAGATGGTGTGATGTCGGAGGTGACGCCGCTCCTCTTAATCGACGGTCAGCAGCGCGTTACAACTGTCGTACTCCTCATGATTGCGCTGGCTCGATACGCTAAGAACAACCCTGACGAAAAGCTCAACTTTTCCTACTCTCGGCTGGTCAACAAGGGGTACCTGATAGATGACGACAGGCATGGTGACGAGCGTTATAAGCTGCTTTTGTCTCAGGGCGATCGAGCTACCCTTATCTCGTTGCTCGAGCATTTAGTGGACGAGGACTATCGAGTCGTCAACAACTCATCACGTTTAATTGCCAACTTGGAGTTTTTCGAGCGAAAGCTGGCCGCCCTCGACAATCCGAATGCAATATGGGATGGTCTGCAGCGTCTTGAAGTTGTATCGATTTCTCTGGATGCAACTCGCGACAATCCTCAGCTCATTTTCGAATCGATGAACTCGACAGGTAAAGATCTTTCGTCAGCCGACCTGATCCGAAACTTTGTCCTCATGGGATTACCCCGAGGCGAACAAGAAAAGCTCTATCAGAACCACTGGCGGCGTATTGAGCAGACCCTTGGCGAAGACACATACGACAGAGTTTTCGATGAATTCATCAGAAACTATCTGACCATTCTGTATGCGCCTGAACCGCTCACGCGTAAAGATGTGTACCCCATTTTCAAGCGCCACGTCACCGAAAACGGGTTTGCCAAGAAAGGGCGGATGGTCGACCTTCTCAGTGAAATGGAAGACGTTGCTCGCTACTACGCGGCAATCACCTCTGGGACCGAGGAGGACCCCCAGCTCAAAGAGCACTTCGACACAATAGCAACACTGGATATGAGCGTCCTCAATCCGCTCCTCCTGTCGTTTTATCAAGATTACGAGGCAGGAGCCTTCGAAAAAGAAGATTTTATCCGCCTGCTTCGTCTGACCGAAAGTTACGTCTTGAGGCGAGCAATTTGCGATGCTCCCACAAATTCGCTGAATAAGTTCTTTCCCAGCATTATCGGAAATCTCAATAAGGTGCAGGAAGAGGGCGGTGATTACGTCGAAGCCTTCCAATCGTTGCTATACATGGCAGCGGGAACCACGCGGCGTTTTCCAACAGATGACGAGTTTTCGCATGCACTACTCACGCGTGACTCTTACCTCTTCAGAAAATCTTTCTTCCTGCTGACAAATCTTGAGAATTTCCACCACCCTAAAGATCCTCACGATTTCGCATCCGGCTCATACACAATTGAGCACATCATGCCGCAAAATGCGCTTGCTCATTCTGAATGGCGCCAGGCGCTGGGCGAGGCCCCTGAGGAAGGCTTTGAAGCCCTCGTCAACAACATCGGCAACTTGACTGTCACTGCCTACAATTCCGAGCTTTCCGACGGTACCTTTACTGAGAAGAAGGAACGCTGCATCGGCGGTTACGCCAACGAATACATGGCGATCTCAGCAGAACTGAAAGATGCAGAGTCATGGGGTGAAGAGGAGATACGAAACAGAGCAGAAAACCTGACTGCAATTGCGCTCAAGCGCTGGCCAGGCCTTGATGTTTCGCCCGATGTAGCCGATCGATATGCGGTGCGAAAACAGCCAGGCAAACGAGCACAGCGCATTATGATTCATGACCTCGTGTCTGCAGGACTTCTTCATGTCGGCGATGTGCTGGAACCCGCTTCTGATCGTTTCACGCAAACAGTGACACTCACCGATAAGGGCGACTTAATCTTGCGTAACGGTGAGAAGTTCTCAAACCCGTCCTCAGCGGCTAGCCGCGTCATCGCCCTCGAAGGAGGTTCTGGAGGACGAAACGGATGGGACTTTTGGCGTCTGAATGACGGTGGCCCCAAGTTGAGCGAAATTCGCCGACGCTATAACGAGGCAGCGACCACGAGCCACCGCGACGCATCCATGGTGGAATTTTGGAACGGTTTCTATGAATACTGTGCGAATCGTCCTGGCTTTACCGAAGCTTTCCGCGACCCGTCGACACGTGAGCCTAATCGCGATAACTGGGCCTCATTTGGCATTGGTCTGCGAAAGTGCGATTTAACAGCATTAGTACGGTTGAGCGGGCAAGAAGTGGCCGTCCAGCTCCACTTTTCTGACGAAGAAAGCTACAGACCCGTCCTCACACGGCGATCCGACATCGAGAAAGAACTGGAATTCCTCGAGGGTACGTTTGAGTGGGACGAGGGCGGCCTCGACAAGACGACCCGCGTTGTGAACGTTGCACGCCCAGCCGATTTGACTGGTGATTCAGTCAATGAGGTGTACGAATGGCTGGCCACAGGTATGCACGCATTGCGGAAGGTAGCGCATCAATTCATGAAGCGGAATCTAGCCTCAATCTAA
- a CDS encoding ubiquitin-like domain-containing protein, translating to MTPRRIIATASAASLAVAGIAVGGIAQARHTVMLEVDGVSQPVTVWGGTVSDALASIDVQVGEHDLISPTPSENIASVDHVVVRTAKPYDLTIDGEERTVWSTSSSIDTILADADTYGSTVAIGASRSSMRAELQPLVSRARTLPVIETNGNVIQNVTVRAGQDIRHVIENNGIKLSPLDRVTLESANGELSVRVQPVTRGRVSTDTPVNFSKEERKSDALFEGERIVEQEGTHGANSSVVWQETVDGEVTYSAVLSADKKAEPRPEIVTVGTRKVTPEALLAAGIDPKAQLEEGTESDGRKSVRFRAKPGDISSQAELAEIRGIAEAEGLTISSTPTGTYSGEDPRGIAQQMVSQRGWSDSEFQCLLTLWDRESHWNPYAANAWSGAYGIPQALPGSKMASAGADWQTNPATQITWGLGYVAGRYGTPCGALGHSNSVGWY from the coding sequence GTGACCCCGCGACGCATCATTGCCACAGCAAGTGCAGCGTCACTTGCAGTAGCCGGCATCGCGGTTGGTGGTATTGCTCAGGCTCGTCACACAGTGATGCTCGAAGTCGACGGAGTCAGTCAGCCTGTCACCGTGTGGGGCGGCACAGTCTCCGACGCGCTCGCCAGCATCGACGTACAGGTCGGTGAACACGACCTGATCTCGCCCACACCCAGCGAAAACATCGCGTCAGTTGACCATGTCGTTGTGCGCACGGCCAAACCCTACGACCTGACGATCGACGGCGAAGAACGCACCGTATGGTCGACGTCCAGCTCAATTGACACGATCCTGGCAGATGCCGACACCTACGGATCCACCGTGGCGATAGGCGCGAGCCGCTCCTCGATGCGAGCCGAACTTCAACCGCTCGTGTCACGCGCACGCACACTGCCAGTCATTGAAACAAACGGCAACGTAATCCAGAATGTTACCGTCCGGGCAGGCCAGGACATACGACACGTCATTGAAAACAACGGAATCAAGCTGTCGCCGCTGGACCGGGTCACCCTCGAATCGGCAAACGGCGAACTGTCCGTGCGCGTCCAGCCCGTCACCCGCGGACGCGTCAGCACAGACACCCCGGTGAACTTCTCGAAAGAAGAACGCAAGTCCGACGCACTGTTCGAAGGCGAACGCATCGTTGAACAGGAAGGCACACACGGTGCCAACAGCTCTGTGGTGTGGCAGGAAACAGTCGACGGCGAAGTGACCTACTCAGCCGTGCTGTCGGCCGACAAGAAAGCGGAACCGCGACCGGAAATCGTCACCGTCGGCACCAGGAAAGTCACGCCCGAAGCTCTCCTGGCCGCCGGCATCGATCCGAAAGCCCAGTTGGAAGAAGGCACTGAATCAGATGGCCGCAAGTCCGTACGATTCCGAGCCAAACCCGGTGACATCTCAAGCCAGGCCGAACTCGCTGAGATTCGCGGCATCGCTGAAGCCGAAGGGCTGACGATCAGCTCGACACCGACCGGAACATACTCGGGCGAAGATCCGCGCGGCATCGCGCAGCAAATGGTGAGTCAGCGCGGCTGGTCAGACAGTGAATTCCAGTGCCTGCTGACATTGTGGGATCGCGAATCGCACTGGAACCCCTATGCCGCTAACGCCTGGTCAGGCGCCTACGGTATTCCGCAGGCTCTCCCCGGATCGAAAATGGCATCTGCCGGTGCTGACTGGCAGACGAATCCGGCCACGCAGATCACGTGGGGCCTGGGATACGTCGCCGGCCGCTACGGAACCCCATGCGGCGCGCTCGGGCATTCCAATTCTGTCGGTTGGTACTGA